In Candidatus Manganitrophus noduliformans, the genomic stretch GCCTCGGCTGGCAAGGTCTCGGTGTTCTGGGAGCGCTGATTTTTGCCGTCCGTCCGCTGGGCGTCTGGTTTTCAACGAGGGGATCGAATCTCTCTCTGCAAGAGAGATTCTTTATCTCCTGGGTCGCGCCCCGCGGCATCGTGGCGGCGGCCCTTGCAACCCTCACCGCCGCTACGATGGAGAGCAACGGGATGCCGGGAAGCACGGGACTGCGGGCGCTGGTGTTCTTGACCATCGCCGGAACGGTCCTTCTCGCAGGGTTCACCGCGCGACCGGTGGCGACGCTCCTCGGGCTGCGGCTTCCCGGAAGGGATCGGGTTGCCATCCTGGGGGCGCATGGACTGGGGCTGGTGCTCGGCGCCGAGCTTCGAGACGCGGGACTGCCGGTCGTTTTTCTCGACTCCGATCCGAAATTCTGCCGACAAGCGGAGGAGGCCGGCTTTCCGGTTGTTTTCGGGAACGCGCTCGAGGAGCGGACGCTGCTTCGGGCTCAATTCGAGTTGGTCGGCGTCGCCGTCGGGGTTACCTCGAACGAACACCTCAACAGCATGTTCGTCGGGCAAGCCAATGAGTTCTTTGAGGTTCCGAAAGGATATGTCGCCGTGGACGCGTTGGAAGGGGGGAAAACACCGGAATATGTTCAGCGGCAGGGAGCGGAGGTCCTTTTTGACGGCCCCCACGAAACGGAGCGCTGGGATGTCCGATTCCGGCACAAGGATGCGGTGGTGGAGAGGCTGGTCTTTCGTCCCTCAAGAGAGGCGGAGGATCTGGCCGCTGCGGCCAAGAGCGCGCTCTCTAAGAACGGCGAGCGGTTCGTAATCCTGGCGACCCGGCGGGGAGAGAAGATCTTTCCGATGTCTCTGAGCTATACGCCGCGTGATGGGGATATCGCTTCGGTGGCCCTCTACATTCCGGAGCGCGAGGCGGCGCTCCGGCTGCTTGGCGAATGGGGATGGGAGAAGAGCGAAACCAAGGTGGAACCCACCCCTTCCACCGTCTAATCTCCGTTAACACGCATTTTCGATCATTTTTGTGGACCTTAAAATCGGATCCGAATGACCCATCCTATTCAGCATGTTCACAATCCGATGTTCCGATCCCCAGTCACTCCACAAAACCCCTCGAACTGGAAGAACCAATAAGGGCGATCGTTTTTGCAAAGAAAAAATCTTCAAAAATCTTTTGAGAAATTAACAGTTCCATTTTTCGGTCAATCCCGCTAATGATCGACAACTTATCGATCCTCCTCGAATTCTCGAAGAGGTTTTTCGAATGGTATATCTCGGTGGCGCGAAGCTATACCGTTCTCTACGGGGCGTTGAGCGGATTCCTCTTCCTCTGGTTCTACTATATCTCACTGGTCTTATTATCTTGGCTGTCGTCGGCTCAATCGTCGGTCGAATTGCAACATCGGATTTGGAGAATCAGAATCCCGTTATTTATTGTTAAATTAAAGTGTAGAATTCGACCGTTGGATGGCAAGAATAAGGTGGTGGCTGGCCTTCGTGGACGATCTTAGAACCTTTGTTTTTGAGATTTCAGTGACATTTTTTTGGAGCGTGACCTCGCCGTTTTCCTCCAGGGCATAACGGACTTTGATCCGCGGCCAGGTCACCTCGCGCAAAATCCGCACATCCGAAAACCCGCCCTGGTGA encodes the following:
- a CDS encoding cation:proton antiporter, with the translated sequence MDTAHIGLIIAVALAAGVFAQSVSRHLRIPGIVLLLALGVLLGPEALNWVKPRALGAGLFGIVDFAVAIILFEGGLNLVFSRLRREELPIRRLITWGALVSLIGGTVAVRALLGWSWDLAFLFGSLVVVTGPTVVTPLVREMRLRPKIKTILEAEGVLIDPIGVILAVLVFDIVLTPEAKTVMSGLATTLLRLGFGVLSGMAGGFLIGRLLRFRRVVPHGHENIFALASAVLIFHGCDHVVPHSGIFAVTIAGVVVGNSQIPVDRDLREFKDQLTVLLVGLLFILLSADIRLEDVRGLGWQGLGVLGALIFAVRPLGVWFSTRGSNLSLQERFFISWVAPRGIVAAALATLTAATMESNGMPGSTGLRALVFLTIAGTVLLAGFTARPVATLLGLRLPGRDRVAILGAHGLGLVLGAELRDAGLPVVFLDSDPKFCRQAEEAGFPVVFGNALEERTLLRAQFELVGVAVGVTSNEHLNSMFVGQANEFFEVPKGYVAVDALEGGKTPEYVQRQGAEVLFDGPHETERWDVRFRHKDAVVERLVFRPSREAEDLAAAAKSALSKNGERFVILATRRGEKIFPMSLSYTPRDGDIASVALYIPEREAALRLLGEWGWEKSETKVEPTPSTV